The Zonotrichia leucophrys gambelii isolate GWCS_2022_RI chromosome 20, RI_Zleu_2.0, whole genome shotgun sequence genome contains a region encoding:
- the ZNF335 gene encoding zinc finger protein 335 isoform X6, which yields MEENAVESSSDASSQAAREEPTESGLGVGSSVAVSADSSDAAAGHGLLSRAADSCVGQSSDSSGVSLEEVSESSSSTDAIPRIYLPDSSSIAQSTLVSSVSTVSQSIMVSESPQVLVHSSVITDGAIVVSDSTASTSSDLGSAIDKIIESTIGPDIIQSCIAVTSAEDGRAETTQYLILQGPDDGAPMVSQMATSALANSLAIEAVGDGPTSTCLDQPGPSEPSRQLEVLELPAQPNRAQEADGGEELDQPDLEALEEMMEVVVVQQFKCKMCQYKSVSKKTLINHMKERHFQPVGSALALKKGRPRKVGALPKTEDEEAAEEEDDDIMDAGAIDDPEEDSDYNPAEDEPRGRLPKYGCTVATSSEERPRRRPGRPRKLLRLENMSQDMPEGGEVEPLVTSQSTPSRELQNSEAASSSGLENGTSESLAEPGISQSDSENKDPSSNTTAEDADVIPRRRGRPSRRFLGKKYRKYMGRRYYYKSPKPLMRPYLCRICGSRFLTHDDLRFHVNSHEANDPQLFKCLQCSYRSRRWSSLKEHMFNHVGSKPYKCEECNYTSVYKKDVIRHSTVHSRDRKKRADPPPKLNSFPCPVCNRVYPMQKRLTQHMKTHSTEKPHMCDKCGKSFKKRYTFKMHLLTHIQAIANRRFKCEFCDYVCEDKKVLLNHQLSHMNDKPYKCSVCKYSTFREDFLVSHMAVKHTGGKPFACEFCHFTTKHKKNLRLHVQCRHADSFEEWAQRHPEEPPCRRRPFFTLQQIEELKQQHSQVQAPAEPEASPPAPLGPITCHTVQAVAGAEPSVLSQGSLEGATIIYEQDVAGSAELATQTALDLLLNMSTQRELATSSLQVAVVKPDDRGETPGPCELQAQEEEEAKVDSKEQQQKLVMLHMAEPGQTLVQEAYGEASLSGSELQQITIPFSGATEYSIIAPISEEIQAPATLYSEEESPVETSHTVVVSGAVMTEEALKDHSNHYIMSSSVPGSQFQAMEPLSGDAAFSSPAEGQEAEPAGIKWPVVQCVTSLAQNDSSLSPASEGHEVSSPKIKWPAIQGAAKKLTCKVSTAKKLSCKISTAKKFSCKICTAMFTGRAEMESHKRAHIGPSTFKCPDCPFTATLWPEVRSHMVQHASLRPHKCPHCSFASKNKKDLRRHMLTHTNEKPFACQVCGQRFNRNGHLKFHTQRLHSSEGKRPGPAAAQQTIILNSNEDTLATLHTALQAGQAVLAPERLQQALGQEHILVAQEQSVTSQEEAAYIQEITTADGQTVQHLVTADNQVQYIIAQEGVPHLLPQEYVVVPEGHHIQVQDGQITHIQYEQGGQFLPESQIQYMPVSPEQQLVTQAQLEAAAHSAVSAVADAAMAQAQGVFTAEAAAEQMQQLQPAIHYDVITLSD from the exons ATGGAGGAGAATGCGGTGGAGAGCAGCAGCGACGCGAGTTCGCAGGCGGCGCGGGAGGAGCCCACCGAGAGCGGGCTGGGCGTCGGGAGCTCGGTGGCCGTGTCGGCGGACAGCAGCGATGCGGCCGCGGGGCACGGGCTCCTCTCCCGGGCCGCTGACTCCTGCGTGGGGCAGAGCTCCGACAGCAGCGGAGTCTCCTTG GAAGAGGTCTCAGAGAGCAGTTCCAGCACAGATGCCATTCCAAGGATATACCTGCCAGACTCATCCTCTATTGCCCAATCCACCTTGGTCTCCAGTGTCTCCACTGTGAGCCAGTCCATCATGGTGTCAGAGTCCCCACAGGTCCTGGTGCACTCCAGTGTCATCACCGATGGAGCCATAGTTGTGTCAGACTCCACTGCATCCACTTCCTCCGACCTGGGTTCTGCCATTGACAAAATCATCGAGTCCACAATTGGGCCTGACATCATCCAGA gctgcatcGCCGTGACCAGCGCAGAGGATGGAAGGGCAGAGACCACACAGTACCTCATTCTGCAAGGCCCTGATGATG GTGCCCCCATGGTGTCCCAGATGGCCACTTCTGCTCTAGCCAATAGCTTGGCAATAGAGGCTGTTGGTGATGGACCTACCTCCACGTGCCTTGACCAGCCTGGCCCTTCAGAGCCCTCCAGGCAGTTGgaagtgctggagctgcctgcacagccaaACCGAGCCCAGGAGGCAGATGGTGGGGAGGAGCTGGACCAGCCAGACTTGGAGGCCCTGGAAGAGATGATGGAAGTGGTGGTGGTGCAGCAGTTCAAGTGCAAGATGTGTCAGTACAAGAGTGTTTCTAAGAAAACACTGATTAACCACATGAAAGAGCGTCACTTCCAGCCAG TGGGTTCAGCTCTGGCTTTGAAGAAAGGACGACCACGAAAGGTGGGAGCTCTTCCAAAgactgaggatgaggaggccgCAGAAGAAGAAGATGATGATATTATGGATGCTGGTGCTATTGATGATCCTGAAG AGGACAGTGACTACAACCCAGCTGAGGACGAGCCCCGGGGGCGACTGCCCAAGTATGGCTGCACTGTCGCCACCTCCAGCGAGGAGAGGCCACGCCGGCGCCCAGGGAGGCCCCGCAAGCTGCTTCGTCTGGAGAATATGTCCCAGGACATGCCTGAag gaggggaggtgGAGCCCTTGGTGACGTCCCAGAGCACACCAAGCCGGGAGCTGCAGAACTCGGAAGCAGCCAGTTCCTCTGGCCTGGAGAATGGGACCAGTgagagcctggcagagcctggtATCAGCCAGTCTGACTCTGAGAACAAGGACCCTTCCTCCAACACCACTGCTGAGGATGCAGACGTCATCCCGCGGCGGCGTGGGCGGCCCTCCCGCCGTTTCCTGGGCAAGAAATACCGCAAGTACATGGGGCGCAG gtACTACTACAAGTCCCCCAAGCCCCTGATGCGGCCCTACCTGTGTCGGATCTGCGGCTCACGGTTCCTCACACACGATGACCTGCGCTTCCACGTCAACTCGCACGAGGCCAATGACCCGCAGCTCTTCAAGTGTCTTCAGTGCAGCTACCGCTCCCGGCGCTGGTCCTCCCTCAAG GAGCACATGTTCAACCATGTGGGCAGCAAGCCCTACAAGTGCGAGGAGTGCAATTACACCAGCGTGTACAAGAAGGATGTCATTCGGCACTCTACAGTGCACAGCAGAGACAG gaagaaaagagcTGATCCG CCACCAAAGCTGAACTCCTTCCCATGCCCTGTCTGCAACCGTGTCTACCCCATGCAGAAGAGGCTTACACAACACATGAAGACACACAGTACAGAAAAACCACACATGTGTGACAAG TGCGGGAAGTCCTTTAAGAAGCGTTACACCTTCAAGATGCACCTGCTGACACACATCCAGGCCATTGCCAACCGCAG GTTCAAGTGTGAGTTCTGTGACTATGTCTGTGAGGACAAGAAGGTCCTGCTGAACCACCAGCTGTCACATATGAATGACAAGCCCTACAAGTGCAGCGTCTGCAAATATTCCACCTTCCGGGAGGACTTCCTGGTCTCGCACATGGCAGTCAAGCACACAG gagggaagCCGTTCGCTTGCGAGTTCTGCCACTTCACCACCAAGCACAAGAAGAACCTGCGGCTGCACGTGCAGTGCCGCCACGCCGACTCCTTCGAGGAGTGGGCACAGAGGCACCCCGAGGAGCCgccctgccgccgccgccccttcttcaccctgcagcagatcgaggagctgaagcagcagcacagccaggtgcaGGCACCGGCTGAGCCAGAGGCCAGCCCACCG GCACCTCTCGGCCCCATCACTTGCCACACGGTCCAGGCTGTTGCGGGTGCAGAGCCCTCTGTTCTCTCGCAGGGTTCCCTGGAAGGGGCCACCATCATCTATGAACAAG ATGTGGCTGGATCAGCAGAGCTGGCCACACAGACGGCCCTGGATCTCCTGCTGAACATGAGCACCCAGAGGGAGCTGGCCACCAGCTCACTGCAG GTGGCAGTGGTGAAGCCAGATGATCGAGGAGAAACACCAGGCCCCTgtgagctgcaggcacaggaggaggaggaggcaaagGTGGACTctaaggagcagcagcaaaagtTGGTGATGCTGCACatggcagagcctgggcagaCACTTGTGCAGGAGGCTTATGGGGAAGCGAGCCTGAgtggctcagagctgcagcagatcACCATCCCCTTCAGTGGGGCAACAGAGTACAGCATCATTGCACCCATCAGCGAGGAGATCCAGGCTCCTGCCACGCTGTACAG tgaggaggagaGTCCTGTGGAGACCTCCCACACAGTTGTGGTGAGCGGGGCTGTGATGACAGAGGAGGCACTGAAGGACCACAGCAATCACTACATCATGTCATCCAGTGTCCCAGGGAGCCAGTTCCAGGCCATGGAG CCCCTCAGTGGGGACGCTGCCTTTTCCTCACCTGCGGAGGGTCAGGAGGCAGAGCCCGCCGGCATCAAGTGGCCTGTGGTGCAGTGTGTCACCAGCCTGGCCCAGAACGACTCGTCTTTGTCCCCCGCCTCCGAGGGGCACGAAGTGTCATCCCCAAAGATCAAGTGGCCTGCAATCCAAGGCGCGGCCAAGAAGCTCACATGCAAGGTTTCCACAGCCAAGAAGCTCTCATGCAAGATTTCCACGGCCAAAAAGTTTTCATGCAAGATTTGCACAGCCATGTTCACAGGGAGAGCGGAGATGGAGAGTCACAAGAGAGCCCACATTGGGCCCAGCACTTTCAAGTGTCCCGACTGTCCCTTCACTGCCACACTCTGGCCAGAGGTCCGG AGCCACATGGTTCAGCATGCCAGCCTTCGGCCACACAAGTGCCCCCACTGCAGCTTTGCCTCCAAGAACAAGAAGGACCTGCGCAGACACATGCTGACCCACACCAATGAGAAGCCCTTTGCCTGCCAGGTCTGTGGGCAGAG GTTCAACCGTAATGGGCACCTCAAGTTCCACACACAGCGTTTGCACAGCTCAGAGGGCAAAAGGCCagggccagctgctgcccagcagacCATCATCCTGAACAGCAACGAGGACACCCTGGCCACCCTACACA cagctctgcaggccgGCCAGGCCGTGCTGGCTCCCGAGCGGCTGCAGCaggccctggggcaggagcacaTCCTTGTTGCACAGGAGCAGAGCGTCACCAGCCAG gaggaggcagcctACATCCAGGAGATCACGACTGCTGATGGACAGACAGTACAGCACTTAGTGACTGCTGACAACCAG GTTCAGTACATTATTGCCCAGGAAGGTGTCCCACACTTGCTTCCCCAAGAGTATGTTGTTGTTCCGGAGGGACATCACATCCAG GTACAGGATGGTCAGATCACCCACATCCAGTATGAGCAGGGTGGCCAGTTCCTCCCGGAGTCACAG ATCCAGTACATGCCCGTGTCACCGGAGCAGCAGCTCGtcacccaggcacagctggaagcagcagcacactcAGCTGTCTCAG cagtgGCGGATGCGGCCATGGCCCAGGCCCAGGGCGTGTTCACGGCCGAGGCAGCAGCGGAGcagatgcagcagctgcagccggCCATCCACTACGATGTCATCACGCTGTCGGACTAG
- the ZNF335 gene encoding zinc finger protein 335 isoform X7 codes for MEENAVESSSDASSQAAREEPTESGLGVGSSVAVSADSSDAAAGHGLLSRAADSCVGQSSDSSGVSLEEVSESSSSTDAIPRIYLPDSSSIAQSTLVSSVSTVSQSIMVSESPQVLVHSSVITDGAIVVSDSTASTSSDLGSAIDKIIESTIGPDIIQSCIAVTSAEDGRAETTQYLILQGPDDGAPMVSQMATSALANSLAIEAVGDGPTSTCLDQPGPSEPSRQLEVLELPAQPNRAQEADGGEELDQPDLEALEEMMEVVVVQQFKCKMCQYKSVSKKTLINHMKERHFQPVGSALALKKGRPRKVGALPKTEDEEAAEEEDDDIMDAGAIDDPEEDSDYNPAEDEPRGRLPKYGCTVATSSEERPRRRPGRPRKLLRLENMSQDMPEAGGEVEPLVTSQSTPSRELQNSEAASSSGLENGTSESLAEPGISQSDSENKDPSSNTTAEDADVIPRRRGRPSRRFLGKKYRKYYYKSPKPLMRPYLCRICGSRFLTHDDLRFHVNSHEANDPQLFKCLQCSYRSRRWSSLKEHMFNHVGSKPYKCEECNYTSVYKKDVIRHSTVHSRDRKKRADPPPKLNSFPCPVCNRVYPMQKRLTQHMKTHSTEKPHMCDKCGKSFKKRYTFKMHLLTHIQAIANRRFKCEFCDYVCEDKKVLLNHQLSHMNDKPYKCSVCKYSTFREDFLVSHMAVKHTGGKPFACEFCHFTTKHKKNLRLHVQCRHADSFEEWAQRHPEEPPCRRRPFFTLQQIEELKQQHSQVQAPAEPEASPPAPLGPITCHTVQAVAGAEPSVLSQGSLEGATIIYEQDVAGSAELATQTALDLLLNMSTQRELATSSLQVAVVKPDDRGETPGPCELQAQEEEEAKVDSKEQQQKLVMLHMAEPGQTLVQEAYGEASLSGSELQQITIPFSGATEYSIIAPISEEIQAPATLYSSEEESPVETSHTVVVSGAVMTEEALKDHSNHYIMSSSVPGSQFQAMEPLSGDAAFSSPAEGQEAEPAGIKWPVVQCVTSLAQNDSSLSPASEGHEVSSPKIKWPAIQGAAKKLTCKVSTAKKLSCKISTAKKFSCKICTAMFTGRAEMESHKRAHIGPSTFKCPDCPFTATLWPEVRSHMVQHASLRPHKCPHCSFASKNKKDLRRHMLTHTNEKPFACQVCGQRFNRNGHLKFHTQRLHSSEGKRPGPAAAQQTIILNSNEDTLATLHTALQAGQAVLAPERLQQALGQEHILVAQEQSVTSQEEAAYIQEITTADGQTVQHLVTADNQVQYIIAQEGVPHLLPQEYVVVPEGHHIQVQDGQITHIQYEQGGQFLPESQIQYMPVSPEQQLVTQAQLEAAAHSAVSAVADAAMAQAQGVFTAEAAAEQMQQLQPAIHYDVITLSD; via the exons ATGGAGGAGAATGCGGTGGAGAGCAGCAGCGACGCGAGTTCGCAGGCGGCGCGGGAGGAGCCCACCGAGAGCGGGCTGGGCGTCGGGAGCTCGGTGGCCGTGTCGGCGGACAGCAGCGATGCGGCCGCGGGGCACGGGCTCCTCTCCCGGGCCGCTGACTCCTGCGTGGGGCAGAGCTCCGACAGCAGCGGAGTCTCCTTG GAAGAGGTCTCAGAGAGCAGTTCCAGCACAGATGCCATTCCAAGGATATACCTGCCAGACTCATCCTCTATTGCCCAATCCACCTTGGTCTCCAGTGTCTCCACTGTGAGCCAGTCCATCATGGTGTCAGAGTCCCCACAGGTCCTGGTGCACTCCAGTGTCATCACCGATGGAGCCATAGTTGTGTCAGACTCCACTGCATCCACTTCCTCCGACCTGGGTTCTGCCATTGACAAAATCATCGAGTCCACAATTGGGCCTGACATCATCCAGA gctgcatcGCCGTGACCAGCGCAGAGGATGGAAGGGCAGAGACCACACAGTACCTCATTCTGCAAGGCCCTGATGATG GTGCCCCCATGGTGTCCCAGATGGCCACTTCTGCTCTAGCCAATAGCTTGGCAATAGAGGCTGTTGGTGATGGACCTACCTCCACGTGCCTTGACCAGCCTGGCCCTTCAGAGCCCTCCAGGCAGTTGgaagtgctggagctgcctgcacagccaaACCGAGCCCAGGAGGCAGATGGTGGGGAGGAGCTGGACCAGCCAGACTTGGAGGCCCTGGAAGAGATGATGGAAGTGGTGGTGGTGCAGCAGTTCAAGTGCAAGATGTGTCAGTACAAGAGTGTTTCTAAGAAAACACTGATTAACCACATGAAAGAGCGTCACTTCCAGCCAG TGGGTTCAGCTCTGGCTTTGAAGAAAGGACGACCACGAAAGGTGGGAGCTCTTCCAAAgactgaggatgaggaggccgCAGAAGAAGAAGATGATGATATTATGGATGCTGGTGCTATTGATGATCCTGAAG AGGACAGTGACTACAACCCAGCTGAGGACGAGCCCCGGGGGCGACTGCCCAAGTATGGCTGCACTGTCGCCACCTCCAGCGAGGAGAGGCCACGCCGGCGCCCAGGGAGGCCCCGCAAGCTGCTTCGTCTGGAGAATATGTCCCAGGACATGCCTGAag caggaggggaggtgGAGCCCTTGGTGACGTCCCAGAGCACACCAAGCCGGGAGCTGCAGAACTCGGAAGCAGCCAGTTCCTCTGGCCTGGAGAATGGGACCAGTgagagcctggcagagcctggtATCAGCCAGTCTGACTCTGAGAACAAGGACCCTTCCTCCAACACCACTGCTGAGGATGCAGACGTCATCCCGCGGCGGCGTGGGCGGCCCTCCCGCCGTTTCCTGGGCAAGAAATACCGCAA gtACTACTACAAGTCCCCCAAGCCCCTGATGCGGCCCTACCTGTGTCGGATCTGCGGCTCACGGTTCCTCACACACGATGACCTGCGCTTCCACGTCAACTCGCACGAGGCCAATGACCCGCAGCTCTTCAAGTGTCTTCAGTGCAGCTACCGCTCCCGGCGCTGGTCCTCCCTCAAG GAGCACATGTTCAACCATGTGGGCAGCAAGCCCTACAAGTGCGAGGAGTGCAATTACACCAGCGTGTACAAGAAGGATGTCATTCGGCACTCTACAGTGCACAGCAGAGACAG gaagaaaagagcTGATCCG CCACCAAAGCTGAACTCCTTCCCATGCCCTGTCTGCAACCGTGTCTACCCCATGCAGAAGAGGCTTACACAACACATGAAGACACACAGTACAGAAAAACCACACATGTGTGACAAG TGCGGGAAGTCCTTTAAGAAGCGTTACACCTTCAAGATGCACCTGCTGACACACATCCAGGCCATTGCCAACCGCAG GTTCAAGTGTGAGTTCTGTGACTATGTCTGTGAGGACAAGAAGGTCCTGCTGAACCACCAGCTGTCACATATGAATGACAAGCCCTACAAGTGCAGCGTCTGCAAATATTCCACCTTCCGGGAGGACTTCCTGGTCTCGCACATGGCAGTCAAGCACACAG gagggaagCCGTTCGCTTGCGAGTTCTGCCACTTCACCACCAAGCACAAGAAGAACCTGCGGCTGCACGTGCAGTGCCGCCACGCCGACTCCTTCGAGGAGTGGGCACAGAGGCACCCCGAGGAGCCgccctgccgccgccgccccttcttcaccctgcagcagatcgaggagctgaagcagcagcacagccaggtgcaGGCACCGGCTGAGCCAGAGGCCAGCCCACCG GCACCTCTCGGCCCCATCACTTGCCACACGGTCCAGGCTGTTGCGGGTGCAGAGCCCTCTGTTCTCTCGCAGGGTTCCCTGGAAGGGGCCACCATCATCTATGAACAAG ATGTGGCTGGATCAGCAGAGCTGGCCACACAGACGGCCCTGGATCTCCTGCTGAACATGAGCACCCAGAGGGAGCTGGCCACCAGCTCACTGCAG GTGGCAGTGGTGAAGCCAGATGATCGAGGAGAAACACCAGGCCCCTgtgagctgcaggcacaggaggaggaggaggcaaagGTGGACTctaaggagcagcagcaaaagtTGGTGATGCTGCACatggcagagcctgggcagaCACTTGTGCAGGAGGCTTATGGGGAAGCGAGCCTGAgtggctcagagctgcagcagatcACCATCCCCTTCAGTGGGGCAACAGAGTACAGCATCATTGCACCCATCAGCGAGGAGATCCAGGCTCCTGCCACGCTGTACAG cagtgaggaggagaGTCCTGTGGAGACCTCCCACACAGTTGTGGTGAGCGGGGCTGTGATGACAGAGGAGGCACTGAAGGACCACAGCAATCACTACATCATGTCATCCAGTGTCCCAGGGAGCCAGTTCCAGGCCATGGAG CCCCTCAGTGGGGACGCTGCCTTTTCCTCACCTGCGGAGGGTCAGGAGGCAGAGCCCGCCGGCATCAAGTGGCCTGTGGTGCAGTGTGTCACCAGCCTGGCCCAGAACGACTCGTCTTTGTCCCCCGCCTCCGAGGGGCACGAAGTGTCATCCCCAAAGATCAAGTGGCCTGCAATCCAAGGCGCGGCCAAGAAGCTCACATGCAAGGTTTCCACAGCCAAGAAGCTCTCATGCAAGATTTCCACGGCCAAAAAGTTTTCATGCAAGATTTGCACAGCCATGTTCACAGGGAGAGCGGAGATGGAGAGTCACAAGAGAGCCCACATTGGGCCCAGCACTTTCAAGTGTCCCGACTGTCCCTTCACTGCCACACTCTGGCCAGAGGTCCGG AGCCACATGGTTCAGCATGCCAGCCTTCGGCCACACAAGTGCCCCCACTGCAGCTTTGCCTCCAAGAACAAGAAGGACCTGCGCAGACACATGCTGACCCACACCAATGAGAAGCCCTTTGCCTGCCAGGTCTGTGGGCAGAG GTTCAACCGTAATGGGCACCTCAAGTTCCACACACAGCGTTTGCACAGCTCAGAGGGCAAAAGGCCagggccagctgctgcccagcagacCATCATCCTGAACAGCAACGAGGACACCCTGGCCACCCTACACA cagctctgcaggccgGCCAGGCCGTGCTGGCTCCCGAGCGGCTGCAGCaggccctggggcaggagcacaTCCTTGTTGCACAGGAGCAGAGCGTCACCAGCCAG gaggaggcagcctACATCCAGGAGATCACGACTGCTGATGGACAGACAGTACAGCACTTAGTGACTGCTGACAACCAG GTTCAGTACATTATTGCCCAGGAAGGTGTCCCACACTTGCTTCCCCAAGAGTATGTTGTTGTTCCGGAGGGACATCACATCCAG GTACAGGATGGTCAGATCACCCACATCCAGTATGAGCAGGGTGGCCAGTTCCTCCCGGAGTCACAG ATCCAGTACATGCCCGTGTCACCGGAGCAGCAGCTCGtcacccaggcacagctggaagcagcagcacactcAGCTGTCTCAG cagtgGCGGATGCGGCCATGGCCCAGGCCCAGGGCGTGTTCACGGCCGAGGCAGCAGCGGAGcagatgcagcagctgcagccggCCATCCACTACGATGTCATCACGCTGTCGGACTAG